The nucleotide sequence TCTTTGCCTTTATCCTCAACATAAGATCTAAGATTATTTTTTACTTTTTGATAGAAGTCTAGTTGCTTGTCAAGAAAATCTTGGTTATCATTGATTTTAATTAAAGGTAGAAGATTAATTAAAGAATCCTTTATTTTTCCAGCAAATCCTCTTGTCAATTGGGCTCGTCTTCCTAAACGCTCTGGCTTATCATCTATTTGAATAATTACTTTATCAGTAGGCATAAATTTTACATAAGGAAAATCGGTACCTAAAAGTAAAACAATATCAGCTTCGTGCATCGCTTTGAAGGCGGAAGGTAAACCCAAAAGTCCAGTCATTCCCACTTCATAAGGATTATTATATTGAATACCCATTTTTCCACGGAAAGAATATCCTATTGGTGCTTTCAGTTTTTCTGCTAAAGCAACAACTTCTGTGTGAGCTTCGGAAGCTCCTATTCCACAATAGATTGCTACTTTTTTTCCTGAATTAAGCTGATTTGCGATCCAGTTTATTTCTTCTTCTGAAGGAATGATTCTAGGATTTGTCTTGAATACGAGATCAGAACTAATGTTTTTTTCAGATTTAGCCTCAAAAAGATCACCCGGAACACCTAAAACCGAAACGCCTTTTTGTGATATCGCGTGTTGTAAAGCAGCTTGTAACATTCTTGGAGCCTGTTCTGGTGTATTGGCTACCTGATTATAAACAGAGCAGTCATCAAACAATTTGATGGTATTAGTTTCCTGAAAATAAGAGGTACCAAACTCAGAACTCTCGCAAGTTGATGCTATGGCAAGAACTGGAACATTTCCTCTATTAGCTTCGTACAGACCATTAATCAGATGAACGTGTCCTGGACCAGAACTTCCTGCGCAGACAGCCAAACCATCTAGCTCAGCTTCGGCAGCCGCCGCAAAAGCACCGACTTCCTCATGTCTTACGTGGATCCATTGGATAGAACCTTCACGTTTTATAGCATCATTTAAAAAATTAAGGCTGTCTCCAGTGACAGCGTATATACGTTTAATCCCTGCTTTTACAAGAATCTCTACAAATTGTTCGGCAATATTTTTTGACATAGTATTATGAATTTTACAACATCAAAATTTACAAAAAATATTCCAAGCAAATGTTTATTAATAATAAATAAATGTTAAAGAAATCAGTGAAAATGTTTTGGAAATGCTTCTTGCGGAGTTTGTTTCAGAATATTGAGCATAAACCAAGATTTAAGAAAACCGTAACCGTATGAAAACATTTGGATGTAAGTAGAAATTATTGCCATTCCGGCAATGCTGATATTTTTTGTTACAATCAAAGCGTGCAAGAAAACTAGAAATGTATAAAGTCCATACAAAGCGAGAATCAACCCATTTCCCCATACGAAATAATGAATAATTCCAACCAAATAACCCAACAGAAAAAGGCTCGGAAACCAAAACGTAGGTTTCACATATTTTGGATGTCTTTGATTAAGGATTGGTCTTGCACAACCGAATTGATACACTTGTTTTGAGAATTTGCCAAAGTCAGTTCGACGTTTGTGATAAACGCCAATATTATCGTAGAATAGAGTGGTGTAGCCATTTTCCCAAAACGTCATTGATAAATCTGGGTCTTCGCCAATTCTCATTTCAGAAAACCCACCAATGCTCAAAAATTTCTCCTTATTCACGCCCATATTGAAACTTCTTGGCTGAAATTTCGTCACGGCTTTTTTGCTTCCTCGGATTCCACCAGTTGTGAAAACTGAAGTCATAGAATAAGAAATGGCTTTCTGCATCAGGTTGAAACCTCTGTGCGCTTTGTCTGCACCTCCAAACGCATCACAAGGATTCTCAATAATGTTTTTCTTGATATTTTCGATGTAATCTGTTTCTACAATCACGTCAGAATCTACAAAAATCAGCCATTCATTTTTTGCTCTTTTTGCACCATAATTTCTACTTAGTCCAGGCCCTGAATTTTCTTTTCGGAAAAACTGAATATCCAATTGTTTTTCGAATAATTCTACAGTCGGAAGCAATGCGATTTTGGAACCATCATCCACTATTATCACTTCAAAATCTTTATCTGTTTGATGAGATAGAGAATTGAGAAGTTCGAATAATTCGTCTTTTCTGTTGAAGATGGCGATGATGATGGAGATGGTTGGATTCAATTTGAATGTGAAATTATTTCCAAAAATATTGAAAAAGGTTTTAAATTTGGGAAAAAGTGACAATGGATTTTAAAATTTTCGAAAAAGAGCATTTCAAGACATTAATTCAATTCAAAGATTCCATTCAATTTGAGAACCTTCTTTCGCAAAATGAAATTTCTTTTTCTACTGATGTCATAAGCAATACAAATATTTCTGATTATCGCAGATATTATTTTCTTGAAGAAAACCGTGCGAAGATTAATTTGATATTAAAGGAAAACGCCATAATTCCTTTGAATGAAAATTATGGCGTTTCTGATTTACAACAATCCAAAAAGATTTATAAAATCTATGTAATCGCTTTATTGTCAATTTTTATAATATTATTCGGAATATTTTATCTTATAAAAATAATAAGTTAAATCATTCCTCCTTATTCATATATTTCCCTTTCTTAGAACCGTCATACATCTCATACTGCAAAAATCTCGTCTCCAATTTCCCGTTGAATAATTTGATTTTTCTTGAAGGTCTCAATCCAATTTTCTTCGGAGCGTCTAAGTCTGCAGAGATCAGCCAAGCCAAAGTATTTGGGTAATGCTGTTTGAAAGTATCTCCTATTTTCTTGTAGAAATCATCATCATTGATAGAAATTCTCTCGTCATAAGGCGGATTGAACACTATTAGTAAAGGGAACATATCTTTTTCAGAATCGAAGAAATTTTGTTTTCTTACTTCGATCACATCTTCCATTTCTGCAGATTCAATATTCGCTCTTGCTGCATCCAAGGCGCTATAATCAATATCATAACCAACGATTTTCCCAGTGAATCCCTTCACACGATTCAGTCGTACTTCTTTTATAGTTTTGAATAATTCAGAATCATAGTTTTTCCAATTCTGGAATGCAAAGTTTCTTCTGAAAGTCTGTGCTGGCAAATCCATTGCAATCATCGCCGCTTCTATCAATAACGTTCCGGAACCACACATTGGGTCTAGGAAATTCCCTTTTCCATCCCAACCTGCCAATTGTAACATTCCGCTAGCCAAAACTTCATTAATTGGCGCAACCGTTTGTTCCTTTCTGTAACCACGTTTGAAAAGTGGGTCTCCAGAACTGTCAAGAGAAATCGAAACCAATTCTCTGTCAATATGAAGATGGAATTTGATATCCGGATTGTCTTTACTAATATTCGGTCTTACCTTATGTTTTTCTTGAAAATAATCTACAATGGCATCTTTCATTTTCAAAGTCATAAACTGCGAGTGACTGAATCTCTCAGAGTTTACAGTAGCATCAATAGCAAAAGTCTGGTTTGGTTCCAAAAACTGGTCCCACTCAAACTTGTATAATTTATCGTAATATTTGGTCTCGTTAAAAGCTTTAAATTCCATTATCGGGACCAAAATTTTAAGCGCAGTTCTGCAAGAGTAATTGAGTTTGTAAAGAAAACCAAGGTCGCCTTCACAAGTTACCGCACGGTTTTTAACGTCAACATTTTTACCACCTAATTTCTTAACTTCTTCAGCCAAAACCTGTTCTAGTCCAAAGAAAGTTTTGATTTGTATTTGCAGATTATCTGTATTCATAGCGCAAAAATATGGATTTTAGTTGATGGTTGTTGGTTTATAGTTGATAGAAATTATCATAACTTATAAAAACCATCACCAAACAACTATCCACTGTCCACCAAAAATCACTATTTTTGCTGGATGCAATGGTTCGAAGAATGGTTTGATACACCATATTATCATATTCTTTATAGCAACAGGGATTACAGAGAAGCAGAGAATTTTCTTAACTTGCTCACTGGATTTCTGAAGCTGGAAAAAAAATCAAGTATCATAGATTTGGCTTGTGGAAAAGGCAGACACTCTATTTATCTCAATAAACTGGGTTATAAAGTTCTTGGCCTTGATCTTTCTGAGCAAAGCATTAGCTATGATAAAAAGTTTGAAAACGAATCTTTAGAATTCCGGGTTCACGATATGCGAAATAGGATTGAAAGTGAGCCTGTGGATGCTGTTTTCAACTTGTTTACAAGTTTTGGTTACTTCGAGACAGAAGAAGAGGACAAAAGTGTTTTCCGATCCGTTTCCGAAGTTCTGAAAAGCAAAGGTTATTTTGTCCTTGATTTTCTCAATGCTGAGTATGTAAAAAACGTCATTACACCATCTGCCAGCGTTGAAAAAGAAAATATTATTTTCAATATTAAAAAGCACATAGAAGGGGATTATATTCTAAAAGAAATTGATTTTGAAGATCAGGGAAAGCCCTATCATTTTTTTGAACGTGTAAAACTAACTTCTCCCGAAAAGATTCTGAAATTTGCTGATGAATTTGGATTTGAATTAATCAAAAGGTGGGGTGATTATCAGTTGAATGATTTTGATGGAAAAAGCTCTCAGAGATGTATTAATTTATTTAGAAAACGTTAGAAGTTAGAAACTGGAGGATGTCCAACATCTTACAGCAAGCTTCCCTTTCATATTTAGTTTATGACAATTATTCTATTAATTTTGAGCGTTCTGATTGGTGTATTTCTCGGAAAATATTTCGGGAGCAAGCAACAATTCGCCAAAAATCTTCTTATTCTAAGTGCAGGTTTTCTGATAACGATTTGCCTGAATGAAGTTTTTCCAGAAGTTTACCATTCTGAAGATCATAATATAGGGATTTTTGTGATTATAGGAGTCCTTATTCAGATGCTTTTGGAAAATCTTACGAAAGGCTTCGAACACGGCCATTTGCATCATCATGCCGATGATCATTCTATCATTCCATTTGCGTTAATTGTGGGGCTTTTCGTACACGCGTTTATAGAGGGAATTCCTTTATCTCACGAAAAGGAAACAATATCGCCTTATTTGCTTGGAATCTTATTTCATAATATTCCTATTTCTTTTGTTTTGGGAAGCTTTTTGTCGCATAGCAAAAATTTTTCTACAAAATTCTGGCTCATTGTTTTAGTGTTCGCCTTGGCTTCACCTTTAGGAATGCTTCTCGGTAAATATTTCGATGAAAATCTTAAAGTTTATTTTCTTGCGATTGTCGGCGGCATTTTCCTTCATATTTCTTCAGTTATTATTTTCGAAAGCAACAAAAATCATAAGATGGACTGGCAAAAAATTGTCCTGGTTATCTGTGGTATTGCGCTAGCTTTAGGCGGGCATCTTTTTCATGGACACTGATTAAAAAATTTTATTTTACCGAAGGAAAATCCTAAATTTACCTAAATGTTTTTTATGGGATTTTTAGATCAAATATTCGGAAAAAAAGAAGATCAGGATCACAGTAAACCGCTGTGGAAGAAAATAGAATCACAAAAAGATCTGGATGCAGCAATAGAAAAATCTTCTCAGCAAAAAGTTCTGATTTTCAAACACTCTACGAGATGCTTTATCAGCAAAACCGTACTTCGTTCCTTCGAAAAACAAATGCAGGAGTCGGATAAAAATTTTGGTTATTATTTTCTTGATCTTTTGGCGTACAGATCTATTTCGAATGAAATAGAATCACGCTTTGAAGTTGTACATCAAAGCCCGCAGCTTATTGTTTTAGAAAACGGAAAAGCGATTTACAATGCTTCTCATCAAAATATTGATCTGGATAAAATATAATACACTTCTAAAATTTAACAAAAATTGCAAATGGAATATAATAACTTTCGGAATCATCTTTCCAGAATACTAGGTGTGCCAATAGAAAGCCTAGAAATGTGCTCTTCGTTTTATGAAATAAAGCACGCTAAAAAGAATGAAGTTATTCTGAGAGAAGGCGAGGTCTCTGACTGCACATTTTTCGTAGAAAAAGGACTTTTGCGAATGTATTCTATTGATAAAGCTGGAAAGGAACATGTGATACAATTTGCCCCGGAAAACTGGATTATCTCTGATACCACTAGCCAACTACTGAATGAAAAATCCAGGTTTTACATAGAAGCTATTGAGGATAGCATCATTGTGGTAACAAGAGAAGGTTTTTTTGAAAACTTATCTAAAATCTATCCCGATGTAGCAGAAAAAAATCAAAGGCTGATGTTTAATCACATCAAAAACCTACAAAACAGAGTGAATGCTTTAATCAGTACAACGGCAGAAGAACGCTATCTGGATTTTATAAAGAAATATCCGGACCTGATGCTCAGAGCACCACAGTGGATGGTAGCATCTTACTTGGGAATTACGCCAGAAAGTCTGAGCAGGGTGAGAAAAGAACTGGCCAAGAAAAAATTTGAAATTTAAGATTTTGAAATATTTCCTTTTATTGCTTTTCAGTAGTGTGTATTGTTTTAGTCAGGATGTGGATGCCAATTTGAGGAACCAAACTTTTTCTGCAAAAGTGATTGGCATTTCTGATGGCGACACGATGGAAGTCCTATTTAGAGACAAGCCTATAAAAATAAGATTAGCTCATATTGACGCTCCGGAAAAAAGAGGAACTCAACCTTTTGGGAATAACTCAAAGAAGGCATTGTCAGATCTTTGTTTCGGGAAAATTGTGACTGTCCAATCCGAAAAATATGATCGTTACAAGCGTTTGATCGCTGTGATCATTACTGATAAAAATAAAAACGTAAATAAAGAAATGCTTCGGCTAGGAATGGCATGGCATTATAAAAAATATTCCAACAACGCTGAGTATGCTCAATTGGAAAATCTGGCGAGAAAAAATAGAGTAGGACTTTGGCAAGATCAGAATGCCATTGCACCTTGGCTATGGCGAGAAAATAAAAAGAAAAAATGAATCAAGAAATTTTAAGAGCCGAAATTACCGATATACCTGTATTATGTAAAATGATGAAGGATTTTTATGCGATAGATCATTACCCCTTCAACGAAAATCTGGTTGCAAAAAATTTTGAAATATTTATTGAAAATGACAAATATGGCGAATGTTTCAAAATCATCTCTGAGGAGCAGATTGCAGGATATATTATTCTTGCAAAATATTTCAGTTTCGAGTTTGGAGGCGAAATTTTGTTTTTAGATGAATTGTACATTAAACCAGAATATCAGGGAAAATCTCTCGGGAAAAAGTCTCTGGAATTCGTAAAAGATTATTCAGCTGAAAAAAAGTTTTCTGTTGTACTTCTGGAAATAGAAAACCATAATGAGAAAGCAAAAAAGCTTTATGAACATTATGGCTTCCAAAAGCATAAACGGAGTCTTATGATTCTTAAGAATTAGAAAGGCTTTAGAATTTCTAAAGCCTTTTTATTATATAAAAGTTATCTTTTATTTGTCGATGGAGCCCATTACTTTTTGAGCAAAAGAATTCAATGCGTCTTTTTCACTCATTCCGTTTTTTACATTAGCGTGAACTTCTAAAGCACCACAGATATTAGTTATCAACTCACCAGCAACATTGATATCTTCCTCAGAAACATTACGGAACTCGCAGAAACTTTCTAAGACTTCTAACGTAGCTTCTAGTTTTTCCGGCGTTTGATTCTGGTAAAATTGTCTTATGATTGGTAATTTCATTTTAATAAATTTAGAAATTATAACATTTAGAGATTAAGAAATTTCTTATTTTTTAACCTTTTAATTCGCTGAAAAGATTGTTAAGACTTTCAGCCTGATTGGTTTGAACCTGATTTTTCAAAGTTCCCCCTTCAAATGCTGCAAAAGTTGGTAGATTATCTACCGTTGCCAATTTTCTGCTTTCCGGAAATTTTTCTGCATCCACATAATAAAAAGGGATATCTTCGTTTTCTGCAGCTAATTTTTTGAACTTTGGCTTCATAATTCTGCAGTTTCCACACCAAGTTGCTCCATATTGAACCATTACTTTGTCATTTTCCTGAATGATTTGCTGTAATGTGTCTCCTGTAAGTTCTATATACATTTTTGTAATTTTTTAAATGTGATAATTATTAATTTGAAAATATGATGATTTGTTAATGAGTTGATAATAACAAATCATCATATTATCTCATTATCAAATCGATTTAGTTTTTGCTTAGGTACTCAGCAACACCTTTTCTGTCGGCGTTCATTGCGTCTTTACCTTCTTCCCAGTTAGCAGGACAAACTTCACCATGCTTCTGAACGTGTGCATATGCGTCAACAAGTCTCAGATATTCTTTCACATTTCTTCCCAGCGGCATATCATTCACAGACTCGTGGAAAATTTTCCCCGTTTCATCGATAAGGTAAGTCGCTCTGTAAGTTACGTTAGATCCTGTAAATACCTCGTTTCCTTCTTCATCATATTCCAAATCCTGATCCACAATTCCAAGAATGTTTGCTAACTGTCTGTGTGTGTCTGCTAGAATTGGATATGTTACACCTTCTATTCCGCCATTATCTTTTGGGGTGTTTAGCCAAGCGAAATGAACTTCGTTCGTGTCGCAAGAAGCTCCGATTACGATTGTATTTCTTTTTTGGAACTCTGGCAAAGCCTCTTGAAACGCGTGTAGTTCTGTTGGACAAACGAAAGTGAAATCTTTCGGATACCAGAATAAAAGTACTTTTTGCTGATTATTAACCGCTTGTTCGAAGATGTTGATTTTAAGATCATCACCCATTTCGCTCATTGCATCAATTGCTACATTTGGAAATAATTTACCTACTAATGACATAATATTTAAGTTTAAATTGTTTATTTAAATTTTCTGAGACAAAATTAAACAGATTTTATGAATTGGAAAACAAAATACGATTTATAAAATCTATCGAAGTAAAAGATATGTCTTGACTTGAATTTATCCCAAATTTCGGCAAAAAAGATTAGAAAAAAAATGATGAAACTCACAAAAAAATCCGCTTTAATAAAGCGGATTTAATTATTAAAACTGATCAAGACAATCTTTAATTCGTCTCATGGCTTCTCTCAGTTCTGCTTCAGAAGCTGCATAAGAAAAACGAATACATTCTGGACTTCCAAAACTTACACCGCCTACACAACCAACGTGTGCATTCTCTAGTAAGAACATGGCAAAATCATCTGAATCTTTAATTTCTGTTCCATTCAGATTCTTTCCGATATAATAAGAAACATCTGGGAAGAAGTAAAACGCACTTTTTGGAAGATTGCATTTGAAACCTTTGATGCCTTTCATCAAATCAAAAACCAAATCACGTCTTTTATGGAATTCCGAGATCATATATTGCAACTCAGATGGATCCATCTGTAAAGCAGTGATAGAAGCTCTTTGAGCGACTGTATTTGCACCACTGGTCATTTGTCCCTGTACTTTATCACAAGCACTTGCAAGCCATTCTGGACAAGCAGAATATCCAATTCTCCAACCCGTCATTGCAAACGCTTTACTCATGCCGTTAATTACTGCAGTCTGCTCATAAACTTGAGGGAAACTTGCTATGGAAACATGCTCTCCTTCATAATTAATGAACTCATAAATCTCATCGGAAATGATTGTTACATGCGGATATTTGGCCACAACATTGGCGATAGCTTCCAGTTCTTCTCTTGTATAGAAACTTCCAGAAGGATTACAAGGCGAACTGTAAAGCAAGGCTTTGGTTTTTGGCGTGATAGCATTTTCTAATTGCTCAGCAGTAATTTTGAATTCTGTGTCAATGGATGTTTGAATGAAAACCGAAGTTCCGCCAACCAATTTTACCATTTCGTCATAACTTACCCAATATGGAGCAGGAAGAATCACTTCATCTCCGTCATTCACAATTGCCGATAAAACATTAATGATAGATTGTTTCGCGCCATTTGACACACAAATTTGAGTAGGTTTATAATCTAGATTATTATCTCTTTTCAGTTTTGCAGAAATGGCTTGTCTGAGTTCTAAAAATCCTGGTACAGGCGAGTAGTGGCTGTAGTTTTCATTAATAGCATCAAAGGCTGCTTGTTTAATTTTTTGAGGAACATCGAAGTCTGGTTCTCCCAAAGTTAAACTAATAACATCTATTCCTGCGGCCTTCATCTCGCGCGCCTTATTACTCATTACAAAAGTCTGAGAATAACTCAGTCGGTTTAATCTGTCAGAAATCTTACTCATTATCAAAAGAATTATATGAATTACTTATTAATAGACAAATATAATTTTTTATCTTAGAAAATGGAGTTTGAAAAGTCTATATTTTAGTAATTCAATTTCTTATTCGTTTTAAATCAATACTTAAAAAAAATATAGAATGTTCTCTAATTGAGAATAGTTATTTTACTGTTTGATTTTATTTTAATAAAGATTTAAAAGAATCAAAACCAATTCAAGGTAAAAAGAAAGAGTAAATCTGTTTGTTTTATCTGTTTCATTTGAAAATAGCATTATCAAAAATCTTCTAAATAAATTATGATACATTCAAAATAAGAAATAAGAAATATTCTTTTCTAAAACTTTACATCTATCTATAAGGTAATTTTAACGATGATGATAACACAAGATTAGGTTTCAAAGCATCGGTTTCAGGTAATTACACTATTAGTCTAACAGATCGTGAAGGAATTTTTAATACAGGACAGACAATTTACATCAAGGATAAATATCTGAGTAAGTCATTTAATATTTCAGAAGCACCTTATACTTTTTATACCAATTCCGGACAATATGAAGATAGGTTCGAAATAATTTACAAACCTTTGGTAACACTTGCAGCAGATAATTCAGGCAAAAATGGAATTCTGATCTATAAAGATAACGAGAACTTCATAGTAAAGTCAGAAAACAATCTGGATGAAGTGAGCGTGTATGACACTGTGGGAAGACTTATTTACATTACCAAAAATGCAAAAAAAAGAAGTTCTTATCAATAAAAACAACTTGCCGGAAGGTATGTACATTATAAAAGCGATTTCTAGAAATACAACAATAACCAAGAAAGTGTTGAGATAACACATAAAACTTTGAAATTCTAAAAACCATCAGATTAATTTTTGATGGTTTTTTATTTATAATTAATATTAACAAATCTTTTCATAATTTCGCCTTATGTCTTTAGAATTAATTTTACAATATTTCCCAAATATTACCAGCGAACAAAAAAAACAATTTGCAGAACTAGAAGTGCTGTACAAAGATTGGAATGAGAAAATCAACGTGATTTCCAGAAAAGACACAGACAGTCTTTATGAGAAACATATTCTTCACTCTTTAGGAATCGCAAAAGTGATGGCGTTTGCAGATAATACCAAAGTTTTGGATATCGGAACCGGAGGCGGTTTTCCTGGGATTCCTTTAGCAATTTTATTCCCTAATGTACAATTCACATTAGTAGACAGCATCGGAAAAAAAATCATAGTGGTAAAAGGTGTTGCCGAAAGTCTTGGACTGAAAAATGTTACAGCACATCATATTAGAGCGGAACAATTGAAAGAAAAATTCCATTTCGTGGTCAGCAGAGCAGTAACACAAATGCCGGTTTTCTTGACTTGGCTCAGAGGGAAATTTGAAAAAGAACAATTCAACCCAAAGCACAACGGTGTTTTATATCTAAAAGGCGGCGATTTAGCGGAAGAATTAGCAGGATTGAAAGCAGAAATTTTCAATTTGAAAAATTATTTTAATGGCGAATTTTTCGATACCAAAAAAGTGGTTTACCTTTCAAAAGGTAATTTTAATAACTAAATTAGAAATGATTATGAAGAAAGTATTTATTTTATCAGTTTTAGCGGTGTTTTCAGCATTTGCCGTTTCGTGCAAGGACAATGATGATTACAGCCAAATCGAATCTGTTTTCGCAACCAAAACAGACAGCGTGAAAATCCCGATGGACACAATGGCTTTGGGTGTAACGCAGGAGATCTTAGTCTATTCTACGTTCAAAAAAACTTGCGAAGGTATCTACAGTTACGATTATAATTACACTAACGATTCTGTCCGCACAATCGCCAATTTTGCTTACAAAACCAATGACGTTTGCGGCGACGGAACTTACGTAGACGGCAGCCGAATCAACTTCAAACCTACAAAAACAGGAAATTACATATTCAAATTCTGGACAGGAAAAGACGCAGCCGGAGCCAATACTTTCCTGGAGAAAAGAGTGGTTGTTGAATAATTTTTTAGAGCTTAATCCCGCTATCCGCTATATCTTTTTTGTCATTGCGAACGCAGTGAAGCAATCTGTTCAACCATTCGACAATCGCAATAACAAAAAAGGATGCCGCTACTATCGGGGCTAAGGGTTTTGTCTTCCAAATAACTATTAGAAAATAATTACAAAAAAATCTTTGCTGAGTTTTACGCCTTCGCGAACCTTAAAAATGTTTTCAATAATTTCAAAAAAAACTTTGCAGACTTTGCGTTTAAAATATACTTCAAGTCAACAAAAAAATAATTAAATTGAGCCTTTAAGTTTTTAAAGGCTTTTTTATGCAGTTTCTTCAAAACATCATTTCAGAATTATTAGAAAATCATCAAGATATTTCCGAACTGGATATTGTTCTTCCCGGAAAAAGACCAATGGTTTTCATCAAAAGAATCTTGCAGGAAAAGCAATATCAAGGGCTTTTACCCAACTTCGTTACAATCGATGAGCTAATTGCCGAACTTTCTGAAAATGTAGAAATCAAAGGCATTGCGCTTTGGTTATTTTCATTTAGGATTTATAATAAAATTGATTCTTCCGAAGATTTTTCTGGTTTTCTAAAATGGTTTCCGACTTTGCAGAAAGATTGGGATGATATGATGAAGTTTTCCGATGATGACCAAAAAATCCTGCTTTGGATGTTGGACGAAGAACGGATTAAAAATTGGGGCGAGAATCTCGGCGACGATGATAATCCAAGAAAACGAAACCTGAATTTTTGGCGAAAAATGAATGAGTTTCTTCCACTTCTGAAATCAGAACTCAGAAAAGAAAATCTCGCCACTTCCGGAATGTTGTATCAGGAAGCATTTTCCAAGATTGAAAAC is from Epilithonimonas vandammei and encodes:
- a CDS encoding thiamine pyrophosphate-dependent enzyme yields the protein MSKNIAEQFVEILVKAGIKRIYAVTGDSLNFLNDAIKREGSIQWIHVRHEEVGAFAAAAEAELDGLAVCAGSSGPGHVHLINGLYEANRGNVPVLAIASTCESSEFGTSYFQETNTIKLFDDCSVYNQVANTPEQAPRMLQAALQHAISQKGVSVLGVPGDLFEAKSEKNISSDLVFKTNPRIIPSEEEINWIANQLNSGKKVAIYCGIGASEAHTEVVALAEKLKAPIGYSFRGKMGIQYNNPYEVGMTGLLGLPSAFKAMHEADIVLLLGTDFPYVKFMPTDKVIIQIDDKPERLGRRAQLTRGFAGKIKDSLINLLPLIKINDNQDFLDKQLDFYQKVKNNLRSYVEDKGKENHISPEFVAETINQKANKDTIFTVDTGMCCVWGARYLEATGERKLLGSFNHGTMANAMPMAIGAQLSHPDKQVIALCGDGGLSMLLGDIATIKQYNLPIKIIVFNNRSLGMVKLEMEVNGIPDNETDMVNPDFGLLAQAFGINGINVTDPEKVETAIQDALAIDGPVLVNIFTDPNALAMPPKVGWEQMKGMGVAMTRMMLDGNFKEVADTITSNYKHIKEVL
- a CDS encoding glycosyltransferase; protein product: MNPTISIIIAIFNRKDELFELLNSLSHQTDKDFEVIIVDDGSKIALLPTVELFEKQLDIQFFRKENSGPGLSRNYGAKRAKNEWLIFVDSDVIVETDYIENIKKNIIENPCDAFGGADKAHRGFNLMQKAISYSMTSVFTTGGIRGSKKAVTKFQPRSFNMGVNKEKFLSIGGFSEMRIGEDPDLSMTFWENGYTTLFYDNIGVYHKRRTDFGKFSKQVYQFGCARPILNQRHPKYVKPTFWFPSLFLLGYLVGIIHYFVWGNGLILALYGLYTFLVFLHALIVTKNISIAGMAIISTYIQMFSYGYGFLKSWFMLNILKQTPQEAFPKHFH
- a CDS encoding THUMP domain-containing class I SAM-dependent RNA methyltransferase, which codes for MNTDNLQIQIKTFFGLEQVLAEEVKKLGGKNVDVKNRAVTCEGDLGFLYKLNYSCRTALKILVPIMEFKAFNETKYYDKLYKFEWDQFLEPNQTFAIDATVNSERFSHSQFMTLKMKDAIVDYFQEKHKVRPNISKDNPDIKFHLHIDRELVSISLDSSGDPLFKRGYRKEQTVAPINEVLASGMLQLAGWDGKGNFLDPMCGSGTLLIEAAMIAMDLPAQTFRRNFAFQNWKNYDSELFKTIKEVRLNRVKGFTGKIVGYDIDYSALDAARANIESAEMEDVIEVRKQNFFDSEKDMFPLLIVFNPPYDERISINDDDFYKKIGDTFKQHYPNTLAWLISADLDAPKKIGLRPSRKIKLFNGKLETRFLQYEMYDGSKKGKYMNKEE
- a CDS encoding class I SAM-dependent methyltransferase; the protein is MQWFEEWFDTPYYHILYSNRDYREAENFLNLLTGFLKLEKKSSIIDLACGKGRHSIYLNKLGYKVLGLDLSEQSISYDKKFENESLEFRVHDMRNRIESEPVDAVFNLFTSFGYFETEEEDKSVFRSVSEVLKSKGYFVLDFLNAEYVKNVITPSASVEKENIIFNIKKHIEGDYILKEIDFEDQGKPYHFFERVKLTSPEKILKFADEFGFELIKRWGDYQLNDFDGKSSQRCINLFRKR
- a CDS encoding ZIP family metal transporter, with the protein product MTIILLILSVLIGVFLGKYFGSKQQFAKNLLILSAGFLITICLNEVFPEVYHSEDHNIGIFVIIGVLIQMLLENLTKGFEHGHLHHHADDHSIIPFALIVGLFVHAFIEGIPLSHEKETISPYLLGILFHNIPISFVLGSFLSHSKNFSTKFWLIVLVFALASPLGMLLGKYFDENLKVYFLAIVGGIFLHISSVIIFESNKNHKMDWQKIVLVICGIALALGGHLFHGH
- the ytxJ gene encoding bacillithiol system redox-active protein YtxJ is translated as MGFLDQIFGKKEDQDHSKPLWKKIESQKDLDAAIEKSSQQKVLIFKHSTRCFISKTVLRSFEKQMQESDKNFGYYFLDLLAYRSISNEIESRFEVVHQSPQLIVLENGKAIYNASHQNIDLDKI
- a CDS encoding Crp/Fnr family transcriptional regulator, with the protein product MEYNNFRNHLSRILGVPIESLEMCSSFYEIKHAKKNEVILREGEVSDCTFFVEKGLLRMYSIDKAGKEHVIQFAPENWIISDTTSQLLNEKSRFYIEAIEDSIIVVTREGFFENLSKIYPDVAEKNQRLMFNHIKNLQNRVNALISTTAEERYLDFIKKYPDLMLRAPQWMVASYLGITPESLSRVRKELAKKKFEI
- a CDS encoding thermonuclease family protein, whose product is MKYFLLLLFSSVYCFSQDVDANLRNQTFSAKVIGISDGDTMEVLFRDKPIKIRLAHIDAPEKRGTQPFGNNSKKALSDLCFGKIVTVQSEKYDRYKRLIAVIITDKNKNVNKEMLRLGMAWHYKKYSNNAEYAQLENLARKNRVGLWQDQNAIAPWLWRENKKKK
- a CDS encoding GNAT family N-acetyltransferase, translated to MNQEILRAEITDIPVLCKMMKDFYAIDHYPFNENLVAKNFEIFIENDKYGECFKIISEEQIAGYIILAKYFSFEFGGEILFLDELYIKPEYQGKSLGKKSLEFVKDYSAEKKFSVVLLEIENHNEKAKKLYEHYGFQKHKRSLMILKN
- a CDS encoding DUF6952 family protein; translated protein: MKLPIIRQFYQNQTPEKLEATLEVLESFCEFRNVSEEDINVAGELITNICGALEVHANVKNGMSEKDALNSFAQKVMGSIDK